The Candidatus Nanosynbacter lyticus genome window below encodes:
- a CDS encoding ATP-binding protein has product MKWAGDISQVGELSRFWLRRLCEAALFVGLVIVLLYSWARFIPTGYRLPIGEAITDLAAAISALVSLTALILCLWLPRRAITAASIAVYGLIILAVGSLVATSGFLASPFAAAWLSAAVFAGFFGWPVVLGTSLLVVTAITTAAITQHASPIATIGALFFGLAPLALGFIIWRHQPRVSKLGDISELRTKLSTAEGTSDIVINTIDDGVLAISREGNIELINPSAQRIIGWNQGDALGLKWQSVIQLVTADGKDVTVTENPVMQSLINNRPAHSDKLLLRTASDKQILVSIVASPVGKDSEGIIVVFRDITKEKAEERQQAEFISTASHEMRTPVASIEGYLGLALNPATAHIDDKARDFITKAHASAQHLGRLFQDLLDISRAEDGRLKNEPQIINITTFVGEIFEGLAPRAAEKGLVCTFRPDAAATVQPAYYANVDADHLREVVSNLIENAIKYTPDGEVVVDITGDDKTITISVQDSGIGIPAEDVPHLFQKFYRVDNSDTREIGGTGLGLYLSRRLTEAMSGRLFVISEYRKGSTFFLEIPRTRTDEAMRQLPTTPAPAAPPLATEPPTAVAVQPTVPINATQPDAAATVLTKPATPPVPPPNFSPLPLMPAPPTEPTATPTPSVPLAAPEPDAAQQKP; this is encoded by the coding sequence ATGAAGTGGGCGGGGGATATTTCACAAGTCGGTGAATTGTCGCGATTTTGGCTGCGGCGACTGTGCGAGGCAGCCTTGTTCGTCGGGCTGGTCATCGTCCTCCTCTACTCCTGGGCGCGCTTTATCCCGACCGGTTACCGGCTACCCATCGGCGAAGCCATCACCGACCTCGCCGCCGCCATCAGCGCCCTCGTCAGCCTCACCGCCCTCATCCTCTGTCTGTGGCTACCGCGCCGAGCCATCACCGCCGCATCCATCGCTGTCTATGGCCTAATCATCCTCGCCGTCGGTTCGCTGGTTGCCACCAGCGGCTTTCTGGCCTCGCCATTCGCCGCCGCCTGGCTCAGCGCTGCGGTGTTCGCCGGCTTCTTTGGCTGGCCCGTCGTCCTCGGCACCAGCCTCCTCGTCGTCACCGCCATCACCACTGCCGCCATCACCCAGCACGCCAGCCCCATCGCCACGATTGGCGCCCTATTTTTTGGCCTGGCGCCACTAGCTCTTGGCTTTATTATCTGGCGCCATCAGCCACGCGTCAGCAAGCTCGGCGACATATCTGAACTTCGCACCAAGCTATCCACCGCCGAGGGCACCTCTGACATCGTCATTAACACCATTGATGACGGCGTGCTGGCCATCTCGCGCGAGGGCAATATCGAGCTAATCAACCCCTCAGCCCAGCGGATCATCGGCTGGAACCAAGGCGACGCCCTCGGCCTCAAATGGCAAAGCGTCATCCAATTAGTCACCGCCGATGGCAAAGACGTCACCGTCACCGAAAACCCGGTCATGCAATCACTGATCAATAATCGGCCAGCGCACTCCGACAAATTACTCCTCCGCACCGCCTCTGACAAGCAAATCCTCGTCTCCATCGTCGCCTCGCCAGTCGGTAAAGATAGCGAAGGCATTATCGTCGTCTTTCGCGACATCACCAAGGAGAAAGCCGAGGAGCGCCAGCAAGCCGAATTCATCTCTACCGCCAGCCACGAAATGCGCACGCCCGTCGCCTCCATCGAGGGCTATCTCGGCCTGGCCCTCAACCCAGCCACCGCCCACATTGACGACAAGGCGCGCGATTTCATCACCAAGGCCCACGCCTCAGCCCAGCACCTCGGTCGGTTATTCCAAGACCTGCTCGACATTAGCCGCGCCGAAGACGGCCGCCTCAAGAATGAGCCACAGATTATCAATATCACCACCTTCGTCGGCGAGATCTTTGAGGGCCTGGCGCCACGCGCCGCCGAAAAAGGCCTCGTCTGCACCTTCCGTCCGGACGCCGCCGCCACTGTCCAGCCAGCCTACTACGCCAACGTTGACGCCGATCACCTCCGTGAAGTTGTTTCTAACTTGATCGAAAACGCCATCAAGTACACGCCCGACGGGGAAGTAGTCGTAGACATCACCGGCGATGATAAAACAATCACCATCAGCGTCCAAGACAGCGGTATCGGCATCCCCGCCGAAGATGTGCCACACCTCTTTCAAAAGTTCTACCGCGTCGACAACTCCGACACTCGCGAGATCGGCGGCACCGGCCTCGGCTTGTATCTCAGCCGCCGCTTGACCGAGGCGATGTCCGGCCGCCTATTCGTCATCAGCGAATACCGCAAGGGTAGCACTTTCTTTCTCGAGATTCCTCGCACCCGAACCGACGAGGCCATGCGCCAATTACCAACCACCCCCGCGCCCGCTGCTCCACCACTAGCCACCGAACCGCCAACCGCTGTCGCCGTCCAGCCAACTGTCCCGATCAATGCCACGCAGCCGGATGCCGCCGCTACCGTCCTGACTAAGCCGGCCACACCGCCCGTGCCGCCGCCCAACTTTAGTCCGCTGCCGCTGATGCCCGCACCACCAACTGAGCCAACCGCTACACCCACGCCATCAGTACCGCTCGCCGCCCCAGAACCAGACGCTGCCCAACAAAAACCATAA
- a CDS encoding ABC transporter permease, with protein sequence MSQSRKTQETQTPRQPKNNLWREFLLGWRLMRQYIVRGRKWTLGLTTLLVAVAFINLAFISSLLAGVTSAIESQIKNLMVGEAYIDVKKPGEYITNVDDKLAEIKRIDGVTAADKILAVPAVLGYNDDKQVQARINVVNPQAFRQTLEVANRVSDGTFLASDDEIMLGSRLLERGSLEGVKVGDRVTINVNGKKVNVKVGGITSTKFYNADIQAYISRGLWRKLTSGIPSHLTAGENDASMIVVRTSRGKEASVQRALTDLNYPGLRVHDWRDGATVMDTITGSFQSLNAIMLIVGIIIAAVTIFIVIYVDIINKRRQIGIQRAIGVKPRVIVFSYVLLALFYAVCGIAVGLVIFLGGLVPYVVAHPFSLPIADVTLNISWWELLFRAEVVLVVAIISGAIPAIMASRMKMLEAILGKG encoded by the coding sequence ATGAGCCAGTCCCGCAAAACGCAGGAAACGCAAACGCCGCGCCAGCCCAAGAACAATCTGTGGCGCGAGTTCTTGCTGGGCTGGCGGTTGATGCGGCAGTACATCGTGCGTGGTCGCAAGTGGACTCTGGGCCTGACGACGCTGCTGGTGGCGGTGGCATTCATTAATCTAGCCTTCATATCGTCGCTGCTAGCTGGCGTCACGTCGGCGATTGAATCGCAGATCAAGAATTTAATGGTCGGTGAGGCCTATATTGATGTCAAAAAGCCTGGCGAGTACATCACCAATGTCGATGACAAGCTGGCCGAGATCAAACGCATCGACGGTGTGACGGCGGCTGACAAAATCCTGGCTGTGCCGGCGGTATTAGGATATAACGATGACAAGCAAGTGCAGGCCCGGATCAATGTCGTTAATCCGCAAGCCTTTCGCCAAACCCTGGAGGTCGCTAATCGCGTGTCGGATGGAACGTTTTTGGCGAGCGACGACGAGATCATGCTGGGTAGCCGGCTGCTCGAGAGAGGTTCGCTTGAAGGGGTTAAAGTTGGCGATCGGGTAACGATAAATGTTAACGGTAAAAAGGTCAACGTTAAGGTCGGCGGTATTACCTCGACGAAGTTCTATAATGCAGATATTCAGGCGTACATCTCGCGCGGTTTATGGCGCAAGCTCACCAGCGGTATACCGAGCCATTTGACGGCTGGCGAGAACGATGCCAGCATGATCGTCGTGCGCACCAGCCGCGGCAAGGAAGCGTCGGTGCAACGAGCACTTACTGACCTGAACTATCCGGGCCTGCGGGTTCACGATTGGCGTGACGGAGCGACGGTTATGGATACGATTACCGGTAGCTTTCAGTCGCTCAACGCTATTATGCTGATAGTTGGCATTATCATTGCGGCGGTGACGATCTTCATCGTGATTTACGTTGACATCATCAACAAGCGGCGGCAAATCGGCATTCAGCGGGCAATTGGCGTCAAGCCGCGAGTGATCGTCTTTAGCTACGTTCTACTAGCGCTATTTTATGCGGTGTGCGGTATAGCGGTCGGCTTGGTAATTTTCCTCGGTGGACTAGTGCCATATGTAGTGGCGCATCCGTTCAGTCTGCCAATTGCTGACGTGACACTCAACATATCGTGGTGGGAATTGCTATTCCGTGCCGAGGTTGTGCTAGTAGTCGCCATTATCAGCGGTGCCATCCCCGCCATCATGGCCTCGCGAATGAAGATGCTCGAGGCGATTTTAGGGAAGGGCTGA
- a CDS encoding ABC transporter ATP-binding protein yields the protein MAREILTIEHLSKTYGSGDSATRALKDVSFSIRHGDFLMITGRNGSGKSTFMHQVAMLDRPDNGTIWFDSRGDETPAIEITRLPEKQRIELRLRQVGYIFQEYALIRELTALENVMLPRLMWCSAKIARQKALHELDRVGLKDRARHLPSQLSGGEQQRVAIARALVNEPHIIFADEPTANLDTVASTNVMETLKEINASGITLVMISHEADELAYAKRQIVFENGKLKGERQPAAGRLL from the coding sequence ATGGCCCGCGAAATTCTTACCATTGAGCATCTCAGCAAGACCTACGGTTCGGGTGATAGCGCCACGCGTGCGCTCAAGGACGTCAGTTTTTCGATTCGTCACGGCGATTTTCTGATGATCACAGGGCGCAACGGTTCGGGCAAATCAACCTTTATGCATCAGGTGGCGATGTTGGACCGCCCTGATAACGGCACAATCTGGTTTGATAGTAGGGGTGACGAAACACCAGCGATAGAGATCACTCGGCTGCCAGAAAAACAGCGAATTGAACTGCGCCTGCGCCAAGTTGGCTATATTTTTCAAGAGTATGCCCTGATTCGTGAGCTCACCGCCCTAGAAAACGTCATGTTGCCGCGACTGATGTGGTGCTCGGCGAAGATTGCTCGGCAAAAAGCTCTGCACGAACTGGATCGTGTTGGTTTGAAGGACAGAGCGCGCCACCTGCCATCGCAATTATCCGGCGGCGAACAGCAGCGCGTGGCGATTGCCCGAGCGCTGGTCAATGAGCCGCACATTATCTTTGCCGACGAGCCGACGGCTAACCTAGATACAGTTGCTTCAACAAATGTCATGGAAACATTGAAGGAAATTAATGCCAGCGGCATAACCTTGGTGATGATCTCGCATGAAGCTGATGAACTAGCTTACGCCAAGCGGCAAATCGTGTTTGAAAACGGCAAGCTAAAAGGCGAGCGTCAGCCCGCAGCCGGGAGACTACTATGA
- a CDS encoding GNAT family N-acetyltransferase — MIDDSEDMDGAMYVAEENGQVVGFIQGVIIDHQPGQDAVFDAVHAPRKDGWIGLLYVEPGQRGSGIGRTLMDEMKHYFQSKNCDTLRLKVLSSNQRAIAFYEKYGLTVREVEMITKLQ; from the coding sequence ATGATTGACGATAGCGAGGATATGGACGGCGCGATGTATGTTGCCGAGGAGAACGGCCAGGTGGTCGGCTTTATTCAAGGCGTGATTATTGATCATCAGCCTGGTCAGGACGCCGTTTTCGATGCAGTGCATGCGCCGCGAAAAGACGGCTGGATCGGATTGCTTTATGTCGAGCCAGGGCAGCGCGGCAGCGGTATCGGACGAACCTTGATGGATGAAATGAAGCACTATTTCCAGAGTAAAAATTGCGATACCTTGCGGTTAAAAGTGCTGAGCAGCAACCAGCGTGCCATAGCGTTCTATGAAAAATATGGTCTTACGGTCCGCGAAGTAGAAATGATAACAAAACTGCAGTAG
- a CDS encoding phospholipase D-like domain-containing protein translates to MRDLRRARKSVIIESPFLRTARVERFIPIFHRLKKRGVAILLNTKPLEEYDEIYKLQVQKSLSSLQSAGVDVLFTVKHHRKLAIIDRQVIYEGSLNILSYHDSCEIMRRTVSVIEAKMLIDFIGLNKFMEVK, encoded by the coding sequence ATGCGCGACTTACGAAGAGCCCGAAAAAGCGTTATTATCGAAAGCCCGTTTCTCAGAACTGCCCGAGTTGAAAGATTCATCCCGATATTTCATCGGCTCAAAAAGCGTGGCGTGGCAATATTGCTTAACACCAAACCGCTTGAAGAATACGATGAGATATACAAATTGCAAGTCCAAAAATCTCTAAGTTCACTACAATCTGCGGGTGTCGACGTTCTTTTTACAGTCAAACATCACCGTAAATTAGCCATCATTGATAGGCAGGTTATTTACGAAGGTAGCCTAAATATTCTCTCATATCACGATAGTTGTGAGATAATGAGAAGGACAGTATCTGTGATTGAAGCGAAAATGTTGATAGATTTTATTGGCTTAAATAAATTCATGGAGGTGAAGTAA
- a CDS encoding TIGR02391 family protein, producing the protein MSQNPDKSRTISELDEGPLMMKVFSENPQEAVLHIAQSATRSDGTPFDNKTKKSLEAAQRYLSAGIVSGYRNPLSHETHNDLSATGVITEQHCLDALSVLSLLHTRLDDC; encoded by the coding sequence ATTAGTCAAAATCCAGACAAATCTCGTACGATCAGTGAGCTAGACGAAGGCCCTTTAATGATGAAAGTGTTTAGCGAAAACCCACAAGAGGCCGTGCTACACATTGCGCAATCAGCAACCCGTTCAGACGGAACTCCCTTTGATAACAAAACCAAGAAAAGTCTCGAGGCTGCACAGAGGTACTTGTCTGCGGGAATCGTTAGCGGCTATCGAAATCCCCTATCTCACGAAACACACAATGACTTGTCTGCGACAGGTGTCATTACCGAGCAACACTGTTTGGATGCTTTAAGCGTGCTATCCTTATTGCATACAAGGTTAGATGATTGCTAG
- a CDS encoding NUDIX hydrolase codes for MASKNIIHRYSSGGVILKDNRVLIIESLQPIKEYSFPKGSIEPGEHHRDTAVREILEETGYYTTILGFIDTLIYEFSTGDGHVVKKVSYYAMSINSLVPRQRQQLQPGEDIRPLWVSLPKAFQLLTHKNTRQLLAKAIKMYRH; via the coding sequence ATGGCTTCAAAAAATATTATTCACCGTTATAGTTCAGGAGGGGTTATCCTTAAAGATAACAGGGTTCTTATAATTGAATCATTGCAACCAATCAAGGAATATTCTTTTCCTAAAGGCTCTATAGAACCCGGAGAACATCACCGTGACACCGCAGTGCGAGAAATACTTGAGGAGACTGGATACTACACAACGATTCTAGGGTTTATTGATACTCTAATATATGAATTCTCAACAGGTGATGGACACGTAGTGAAAAAGGTTTCATACTATGCTATGTCTATTAATAGCTTAGTGCCTCGGCAGCGACAACAGCTTCAACCGGGAGAGGATATACGCCCCTTATGGGTCAGCTTGCCAAAAGCTTTTCAGCTCCTCACCCACAAAAACACGAGACAACTTCTTGCTAAGGCAATTAAAATGTACCGTCATTGA
- a CDS encoding response regulator transcription factor: MAIKTILCVEDDRFIGEMYVRSLQKAGYDVTWVVDGNDGLVMARSQPFDLIILDLMLPEQRGDQILDALRSDDTDLIPNSKILIMTNFEQDDATKSAIMNRVDGYLIKADITPRKLIDVVNQMG, from the coding sequence ATGGCAATCAAAACAATCTTGTGCGTGGAGGACGACCGCTTTATCGGCGAGATGTATGTGCGCAGCCTGCAAAAAGCTGGCTATGACGTGACCTGGGTGGTCGATGGTAATGACGGGCTGGTCATGGCCCGGAGTCAGCCGTTTGACTTGATCATCCTTGACTTGATGCTGCCCGAACAGCGCGGCGACCAAATTCTAGACGCCCTGCGCTCTGATGATACCGACCTGATTCCCAACAGTAAAATCCTCATCATGACTAACTTTGAGCAAGACGACGCCACCAAATCCGCCATCATGAACCGCGTCGACGGCTACCTCATCAAGGCCGACATCACGCCCCGCAAGCTGATCGACGTCGTCAACCAAATGGGCTAG
- a CDS encoding sensor histidine kinase, with translation MDRRVYARAGIRHVAVATGGTSICSFRRYHRRMLFACALAGQMAVALISGVVLNITGLTSWNHPAFWLITGTIFIVGSFLSTMLIIIAGRPLDDILTALIHKRGERTTTPLPNPNAEQHAKTGFKTVLELIYDEPAQPAPPPSPDALLTQALNHTSCGIVVLDPAKRIISANKAAPIATNADGQPYLALDFLNEQSLKNWLSDADARQLSAERTWRRVATTNGAFKKTRFFDIIASYQKDAPGETVIVLIDRSAQYLPEEEDLNFISFAAHELRGPITIIRGYLDVLAEELAGRLKGDEPQLLARLTVSANRLSGYINNILNVAKFDRHHLSIHLAEDSLSDIYGSIADDMQLRASTQHRLLNISIPSDLPTIAADRSSISEVISNLIDNAIKYSFEGGTVSVSAEQKGDFIEVSVADNGVGMPPSVVKNLFHKFYRSHRSRETVSGTGIGLYICKAFIESHGGHITARSKENEGSVFSFTVPVYAAVKDKLLEDGQLNRNLIRQGGGWIKNHAMYRG, from the coding sequence ATGGATCGGCGTGTTTACGCCCGGGCGGGGATCCGTCACGTGGCAGTAGCGACTGGCGGCACGTCAATCTGTAGCTTTCGACGATACCACCGGCGCATGTTGTTCGCTTGTGCACTGGCCGGGCAGATGGCGGTGGCGCTCATCAGTGGTGTCGTCCTCAATATCACTGGTCTTACCTCGTGGAATCACCCAGCGTTCTGGTTAATTACTGGTACGATTTTCATTGTCGGCAGCTTTCTTTCGACCATGTTGATCATTATTGCCGGCCGGCCGCTTGATGATATCTTGACCGCCCTGATTCATAAACGCGGCGAGCGCACCACCACGCCTCTACCAAATCCGAACGCCGAGCAACACGCCAAAACCGGCTTCAAGACCGTCCTTGAACTCATCTACGACGAGCCGGCCCAGCCCGCACCGCCGCCAAGTCCCGACGCGCTACTGACCCAAGCGCTCAATCACACCAGCTGTGGCATCGTCGTCCTCGATCCCGCCAAGCGCATCATCTCCGCCAACAAGGCCGCCCCGATCGCCACTAATGCTGATGGCCAGCCGTATCTGGCGCTGGATTTTCTCAACGAGCAGTCGCTCAAAAATTGGCTCAGCGACGCCGACGCCCGCCAACTCTCCGCCGAGCGTACCTGGCGCCGCGTTGCCACTACCAACGGTGCCTTCAAAAAAACTCGCTTCTTTGACATCATCGCCTCCTACCAAAAAGACGCACCCGGCGAGACCGTCATCGTCCTCATCGACCGCTCGGCCCAGTACCTACCCGAGGAAGAAGACCTCAATTTCATCTCCTTCGCCGCCCACGAACTCCGTGGCCCGATCACCATCATCCGCGGTTATCTCGACGTCCTCGCCGAGGAGCTGGCCGGCCGACTCAAAGGTGATGAGCCGCAGCTGCTGGCGCGGCTGACGGTCTCTGCTAATCGCTTGTCTGGTTATATCAATAACATTCTCAACGTCGCCAAGTTCGACCGCCACCATCTCAGTATCCACCTCGCCGAGGACTCGCTGTCTGACATCTACGGCTCAATCGCCGACGACATGCAGCTACGCGCATCGACGCAGCACCGCTTGCTCAACATCAGCATCCCCTCCGACCTGCCAACCATCGCTGCCGACCGCTCCAGCATCAGCGAGGTCATCTCTAACCTCATCGACAACGCCATCAAATACAGTTTTGAGGGCGGCACTGTCTCTGTCAGCGCCGAACAAAAAGGTGACTTTATCGAAGTCTCTGTCGCTGACAATGGCGTCGGTATGCCGCCGAGCGTCGTCAAAAATCTATTTCACAAATTCTACCGCTCGCACCGCAGCCGCGAAACCGTCTCTGGCACCGGCATCGGCCTCTATATCTGCAAGGCCTTTATCGAGAGCCATGGCGGTCACATCACCGCTCGCTCCAAAGAAAACGAAGGCTCGGTCTTTTCGTTTACTGTGCCGGTGTACGCCGCCGTTAAGGACAAGCTACTCGAGGACGGACAGCTCAATCGCAATCTGATCCGCCAGGGCGGTGGCTGGATAAAAAATCACGCTATGTATCGAGGATAA
- a CDS encoding DUF3048 domain-containing protein — protein sequence MYIKNPRPATAAQKPTVTSAKLEQASPNVPAKKRSFVQWCKKHLWVIVLITTSLVIAGIFIFAINSVQHDGGLPFFTAKKKPTKFYSPLTGLEVADEAATKQPVTGVMIENSPDARPQSGLSRAGIVYEAVAEGGITRFLAVYQGAKPALIGPVRSLRLYYLSWGAQYQASIAHVGGSSNALDTVRSSGYRDIDQFFNGGSYWRASDRRAPHNVYTSGEKLDALNASKGFKESSFTGFKRGDGKPVETPNATTIQLNFSGGTYNTAYAYDKATNTYKRSLAGAPHADREGGQIAPRVVIALEAPLERRVGPDGYEDTVTIGSGKATVFQNGTATAITWKKDSLTAPLKLLDENGKDFTLGRGQTWIGVFTPGRGSVTWQ from the coding sequence ATGTACATCAAGAATCCTCGCCCAGCCACCGCGGCCCAAAAACCGACGGTAACATCAGCTAAACTTGAGCAGGCGTCACCAAACGTCCCGGCCAAAAAACGCTCGTTTGTCCAGTGGTGCAAAAAGCACTTGTGGGTGATCGTCTTAATTACTACCTCGCTGGTCATCGCTGGTATCTTTATTTTCGCTATCAATTCCGTCCAGCACGATGGCGGCCTACCGTTCTTCACTGCCAAGAAAAAGCCAACCAAATTCTACTCACCGCTCACCGGCCTCGAAGTCGCTGATGAAGCAGCCACCAAGCAGCCCGTCACTGGCGTCATGATCGAGAACAGCCCCGACGCTCGCCCACAGTCCGGCCTATCGAGAGCTGGCATCGTCTACGAGGCTGTCGCCGAGGGCGGCATCACGCGCTTCCTCGCCGTTTATCAGGGTGCCAAGCCAGCCCTCATCGGCCCAGTTCGTAGCCTCCGCCTCTATTACCTCAGCTGGGGCGCGCAATACCAAGCCTCCATCGCCCATGTTGGCGGCAGCTCAAATGCCCTCGATACCGTCCGCAGCAGCGGCTACCGCGACATCGACCAATTCTTTAATGGCGGCAGTTATTGGCGAGCCAGCGACCGTCGCGCCCCACACAATGTCTACACATCCGGTGAGAAACTTGATGCCCTCAACGCCAGCAAGGGCTTTAAAGAATCATCATTTACCGGCTTCAAGCGTGGCGATGGCAAGCCAGTCGAGACGCCAAATGCCACCACCATCCAGCTCAACTTTAGCGGCGGCACGTACAACACCGCTTACGCCTATGACAAAGCGACCAACACCTACAAACGCTCGCTAGCTGGCGCACCGCACGCCGACCGGGAAGGCGGCCAGATCGCCCCACGCGTGGTCATCGCTCTCGAAGCACCGCTCGAGCGACGCGTCGGGCCAGATGGCTACGAGGACACCGTCACCATTGGCTCGGGCAAGGCGACCGTCTTCCAAAACGGCACCGCTACCGCCATCACCTGGAAGAAAGACAGCCTCACCGCACCGCTCAAACTGCTTGACGAAAATGGCAAAGACTTTACCCTGGGTCGCGGCCAAACATGGATCGGCGTGTTTACGCCCGGGCGGGGATCCGTCACGTGGCAGTAG
- the gltX gene encoding glutamate--tRNA ligase has product MTTRTRFAPSPTGFLHVGGIRTALFAFLVARQAGGQFILRLEDTDKVREVAGSREHLIASLKALHLDYDEGPDIGGPYGPYIQSQRLEHYRQWAQKLIDAGRAYADPYTPEQIQAFRDAAQAEKRAFRYRDHRPNNPPEWDGTMPLRFKAEPKSYTYHDEVMGDVTTSPEVVDDFILIKSDGYPTYNFAHIIDDAEMNITHVIRGQEFISSMPNYLALYEALGLPRPVFAHLPHIMNEQGNKKLGKRDGAKDVLDYIRDGYLPEALDSFIATMGWNDGTEQETFTMNELITKFSLSRVQRSGARFDEKRLLWTNGQFIRSLALDDLAGRVNDFWPDSAAGADEEYRQRVLALVQDRLKTLRDLGGFGYFFAEPEINMELIDSNKQLKKLPEHERRELLETAHHKLATLTDWTPDAIQTRLNELLEITGQKPGILFSLIRIAITWAPFSPQLSDTLALLGRERTLARLERGIAAFSAA; this is encoded by the coding sequence ATGACTACACGCACTCGTTTCGCACCCTCGCCAACAGGGTTTTTGCATGTTGGCGGCATTCGCACGGCATTATTTGCTTTTCTCGTCGCCCGGCAGGCTGGCGGCCAATTTATCCTGCGCCTCGAAGACACTGACAAGGTCCGCGAAGTTGCCGGCAGCCGCGAGCATCTGATCGCCAGTCTCAAGGCACTGCACCTCGACTACGACGAAGGCCCGGACATTGGTGGGCCATACGGGCCATACATCCAAAGCCAGCGGCTCGAACATTACCGCCAGTGGGCGCAGAAACTAATCGACGCCGGCCGCGCCTACGCTGATCCCTACACACCTGAGCAAATCCAAGCATTTCGCGACGCCGCCCAGGCCGAGAAGCGCGCCTTCCGCTACCGTGACCATCGCCCTAACAATCCACCGGAGTGGGACGGCACGATGCCGCTGCGCTTCAAGGCTGAGCCCAAAAGCTATACCTACCACGACGAGGTCATGGGTGACGTCACCACCAGCCCCGAGGTAGTTGACGACTTCATCCTCATCAAGTCCGACGGCTACCCGACCTATAATTTTGCCCACATCATCGACGACGCCGAGATGAATATCACCCACGTTATTCGCGGCCAAGAGTTCATCTCGAGTATGCCAAATTATCTGGCACTCTACGAGGCATTAGGATTGCCGCGGCCTGTTTTCGCGCATCTGCCGCATATCATGAACGAGCAGGGCAACAAGAAATTAGGCAAGCGCGACGGCGCCAAAGACGTGCTAGATTATATCCGCGACGGCTATCTGCCAGAGGCGCTGGATAGTTTCATCGCCACCATGGGCTGGAACGACGGCACCGAGCAAGAGACCTTCACTATGAACGAGTTGATAACCAAATTCAGCCTCAGCCGCGTGCAGCGCTCGGGCGCTCGCTTTGACGAAAAGCGGCTACTGTGGACGAATGGGCAATTTATCCGCTCGCTCGCGCTGGATGACTTAGCTGGGCGAGTCAATGATTTTTGGCCAGACAGCGCCGCCGGGGCAGACGAAGAATATCGCCAACGCGTCTTGGCACTGGTGCAAGATCGCTTGAAAACCCTGCGTGATCTCGGCGGGTTTGGCTACTTTTTTGCAGAGCCTGAGATTAACATGGAGCTCATCGATAGCAACAAACAGCTCAAGAAATTACCCGAGCATGAGCGGCGCGAATTACTAGAGACTGCCCACCACAAACTCGCCACGCTCACCGACTGGACACCAGACGCAATTCAAACTCGGCTGAACGAACTGCTAGAAATTACCGGCCAAAAGCCCGGCATTCTCTTTAGCCTCATCCGCATCGCCATCACCTGGGCGCCGTTCAGCCCGCAGCTGAGTGACACGCTGGCGCTGCTCGGCCGCGAGCGCACGTTGGCGCGGCTTGAGCGGGGAATTGCCGCGTTCTCGGCGGCGTAA